A single window of Streptomyces griseoviridis DNA harbors:
- a CDS encoding cytochrome P450 family protein: MTEGLVADLTGADPSYTADPYPLFAELRARGPVHRARVLDGRDCWLITDYEAARAAFADPRLSNDIRHLKAWENLGRNVVGKTLMQVDPPDHTRLRKFIAREFTLRRVRSMRPRVERIAHDLLDALPAAGEVDLVESYALPLPMSVICELLGVPEGDRSDFHQWSSDLSAPPTPERGDAAQEAMGAYLYALVETKRKEGGEDLLGAMARAVQDDGDRLSPEELLGMAFLLLVGGHESTANVISSGALALLRNPDQLALLRSDWSLLDTAVEEVLRFDGPVEVSAYRYTTEPVRVGDTEIPAGEVVLIGMAAVGRDARQFPDAERFSLEREVREVRAHLAFGHGVHHCVGAPLARMESAIALRALLERCPDLALAVPYEDLTWKPPTFQLRGLAQLPVRFTRAGRA; encoded by the coding sequence ATGACCGAGGGCCTGGTAGCCGATCTCACCGGAGCGGACCCGAGTTACACCGCCGACCCCTATCCGCTCTTCGCCGAGCTGCGCGCGCGGGGTCCGGTGCACCGGGCCCGCGTCCTTGACGGGCGTGACTGCTGGCTGATCACCGACTACGAGGCGGCGCGGGCCGCCTTCGCCGATCCCCGGCTGAGCAACGACATCCGCCATCTCAAGGCCTGGGAGAACCTCGGCCGCAATGTGGTGGGCAAGACCCTGATGCAGGTGGACCCGCCGGACCACACCCGGCTGCGGAAGTTCATCGCGCGGGAGTTCACGCTGCGCCGGGTGCGGTCGATGCGCCCTCGGGTGGAGCGGATCGCGCACGACCTGCTCGACGCGCTGCCCGCCGCGGGCGAGGTGGACCTGGTGGAGTCGTACGCGCTGCCGCTGCCGATGTCCGTCATCTGCGAACTGCTGGGCGTCCCCGAGGGGGACCGCTCCGACTTCCACCAGTGGTCGAGCGACCTGTCGGCGCCGCCGACCCCCGAGCGGGGCGACGCGGCGCAGGAGGCGATGGGCGCCTACCTGTACGCGCTGGTGGAGACCAAGCGGAAGGAGGGCGGCGAGGATCTCCTCGGCGCGATGGCGCGGGCCGTGCAGGACGACGGCGACCGGCTCTCCCCCGAGGAACTCCTCGGGATGGCGTTCCTGCTGCTGGTCGGCGGGCACGAGTCCACCGCCAACGTCATCTCCAGCGGGGCGCTCGCCCTGCTGCGCAACCCTGACCAGCTCGCCCTGCTGCGGTCCGACTGGTCGCTCCTCGACACGGCCGTGGAGGAGGTCCTGCGGTTCGACGGTCCCGTGGAGGTGTCCGCGTACCGGTACACGACCGAGCCGGTGCGGGTGGGCGACACCGAGATCCCGGCGGGCGAGGTGGTGCTGATCGGCATGGCGGCCGTCGGGCGGGACGCCAGGCAGTTCCCCGACGCGGAGCGGTTCAGTCTGGAGCGCGAGGTGCGTGAGGTGCGCGCCCATCTCGCCTTCGGGCACGGCGTCCACCACTGCGTCGGCGCCCCGCTGGCCCGGATGGAGAGCGCCATCGCGCTGCGGGCCCTGCTCGAACGGTGCCCGGATCTGGCGCTCGCGGTGCCGTACGAGGACCTCACCTGGAAGCCGCCGACGTTCCAACTGCGCGGGCTCGCGCAGCTGCCGGTGCGCTTCACGCGGGCCGGCCGGGCGTAG
- a CDS encoding winged helix DNA-binding domain-containing protein, whose product MPSLSTRTLNRTLLQRQLLLDRVTWPVADVVGRLVAMQGQEPDAPYVGLWTRVTGFRHDALSTSLRERRIVRGAHLRTTQHLALADDFRWLRPLLQPRLDRAPMAGLRREIDGVDLAELAAVARRTLAGKTLTRRELGVLLAEHFPDRRPGPLAVSAHFLVAMVHPPPSGLWGRRGPVPCALAEDWIGRDLEQAPSVATLVTRYLAAFGPADVKDVQAWSGLTRLREVVEELRPRLRVHRDEHGRELFDLPEAEPADPELPAPVRFLPAFDNLLLGHADRGRVIADAHRKLVCPGQATVRPTFLVDGFVSGVWAHREGQLLVSPFRELPGGDLDEVTREAGRLAAFLAEDGTPPTVRFDNALVSGGR is encoded by the coding sequence ATGCCGTCGCTCTCCACGCGCACCCTCAACCGGACCCTGCTGCAACGCCAGTTGCTCCTCGACCGGGTGACCTGGCCGGTCGCCGACGTGGTCGGACGGCTGGTCGCGATGCAGGGGCAGGAACCCGACGCGCCCTACGTGGGCCTGTGGACGCGGGTGACCGGCTTCCGGCACGACGCGCTGTCGACGTCGCTGCGCGAGCGCCGGATCGTGCGCGGCGCCCATCTGCGCACCACCCAGCACCTCGCGCTCGCCGACGACTTCCGCTGGCTGCGCCCGCTGCTCCAACCCCGCCTCGACCGCGCCCCGATGGCCGGCCTGCGGCGCGAGATCGACGGCGTCGACCTCGCCGAACTCGCGGCCGTGGCCCGCCGGACGCTGGCCGGAAAGACCCTGACCAGGCGGGAGTTGGGCGTGCTGCTCGCGGAGCACTTCCCCGACCGGCGGCCGGGCCCCCTCGCCGTCTCGGCGCACTTCCTGGTGGCGATGGTGCACCCGCCGCCCAGCGGACTGTGGGGGCGGCGCGGTCCCGTGCCGTGCGCGCTCGCGGAGGACTGGATCGGGCGCGACCTCGAACAGGCGCCGTCGGTGGCCACGTTGGTGACGCGGTACCTGGCCGCGTTCGGGCCCGCCGACGTGAAGGACGTCCAGGCGTGGTCGGGGCTGACCCGGCTGCGGGAGGTCGTCGAGGAGCTGCGGCCCCGGCTGCGGGTCCACCGCGACGAGCACGGCAGGGAGCTGTTCGACCTGCCGGAGGCCGAGCCCGCAGACCCCGAACTCCCGGCGCCGGTACGGTTCCTGCCCGCCTTCGACAACCTGCTCCTCGGCCACGCCGACCGCGGCCGGGTGATCGCCGACGCGCACCGCAAGCTGGTCTGCCCCGGACAGGCGACGGTACGGCCGACGTTCCTCGTCGACGGCTTCGTCAGCGGTGTCTGGGCGCACCGGGAAGGCCAGTTGCTGGTCTCCCCGTTCCGTGAACTGCCCGGCGGTGACCTCGACGAGGTGACCCGGGAGGCGGGGCGGCTGGCCGCGTTCCTGGCCGAGGACGGCACCCCGCCGACCGTCAGGTTCGACAACGCCCTCGTCTCAGGCGGACGGTGA
- a CDS encoding NAD(P)/FAD-dependent oxidoreductase, whose protein sequence is MRDTGPVVVVGAGHAALETAAALRAAGHSRPVILVGAESEPPYARPPLSKGYLTGRVGTEELWLRPEGFFARQDVTAVLGDPVVEIDRDSDRVRLASGGRIAYGTLVLATGARPRRLSVPGADLDGVFALRSLRDARELRRALGAGGDVLVVGGGFIGLEVASAARGLGLRVTVVEAGPRLMGRAVTGTLSAHLAELHRAEGTRVLLDRELVALRGERGRVRVAELNDGTRLAADVVVVGIGVLPNTGLAAQAGLTTGNGVVVDRWLRTGDRNVYAIGDCARFPTPHAARPVRLESVQNATEQAACVAAALTGTRRPYTAVPWFWTEQCGVRVQMAGLTGQHDREVVAGSPAEGRFTVFCFRAGRLVGAESVNRSADHLITRRLLAAGGAGPAPDDVARPGFDLRRHLSPSA, encoded by the coding sequence ATGAGGGACACGGGACCGGTCGTCGTGGTGGGCGCCGGCCACGCCGCGCTGGAGACGGCGGCGGCCCTGCGGGCGGCGGGCCACTCCCGGCCGGTGATCCTCGTCGGCGCGGAGAGCGAGCCGCCGTACGCCCGACCGCCGCTGTCGAAGGGGTACTTGACCGGGCGGGTCGGGACCGAGGAGCTGTGGCTGCGGCCGGAGGGCTTCTTCGCCCGGCAGGACGTCACCGCGGTCCTCGGGGACCCGGTCGTCGAGATCGACCGCGACAGCGACCGGGTGCGGCTCGCGTCGGGCGGGCGGATCGCCTACGGCACGCTCGTCCTGGCCACCGGGGCGCGTCCGCGGCGGCTGAGCGTGCCGGGCGCGGACCTCGACGGCGTGTTCGCGCTGCGGAGCCTGCGGGACGCGCGGGAGCTGCGGCGGGCGCTCGGTGCCGGCGGGGACGTCCTGGTGGTGGGCGGGGGCTTCATCGGCCTGGAGGTGGCCTCCGCCGCGCGGGGTCTGGGGCTGCGGGTGACCGTGGTGGAGGCGGGCCCGCGGCTGATGGGCCGTGCGGTGACCGGGACGCTCTCCGCCCATCTGGCGGAGCTGCACCGGGCCGAGGGCACCCGCGTCCTGCTGGACCGGGAGCTGGTGGCGCTGCGCGGTGAGCGGGGCCGGGTCCGGGTCGCCGAGCTGAACGACGGCACCCGTCTGGCCGCCGACGTGGTGGTGGTCGGCATCGGGGTGCTGCCGAACACCGGGCTCGCGGCGCAGGCGGGCCTGACCACGGGCAACGGCGTCGTGGTGGACCGGTGGCTGCGCACCGGGGACCGCAACGTCTACGCCATCGGGGACTGCGCGCGCTTCCCCACCCCGCACGCGGCACGGCCGGTGCGGCTCGAATCGGTGCAGAACGCCACCGAGCAGGCCGCCTGTGTGGCCGCCGCGCTCACCGGGACGCGCCGGCCCTACACCGCCGTGCCCTGGTTCTGGACCGAGCAGTGCGGGGTGCGGGTGCAGATGGCCGGCCTCACCGGGCAGCACGACCGCGAGGTCGTCGCCGGTTCACCGGCCGAGGGGCGGTTCACCGTGTTCTGCTTCCGCGCCGGGCGCCTGGTGGGCGCCGAGTCGGTGAACCGGTCGGCCGACCACCTGATCACCCGCAGGCTGCTGGCCGCGGGCGGAGCGGGCCCGGCCCCCGACGACGTCGCCCGCCCCGGCTTCGACCTGCGGCGGCACCTGTCACCGTCCGCCTGA
- a CDS encoding 2Fe-2S iron-sulfur cluster-binding protein → MAKITYKHPDGTETVVEVTAPNTVMRGAKLNGVEGIVAQCGGSAQCGTCHVYVDEGNTLPLPEMHEAEDDVLYGTASERRPTSRLSCQLPVSEAIDGLVVHLPPTQT, encoded by the coding sequence ATGGCCAAGATCACGTACAAGCATCCCGACGGCACCGAGACGGTCGTCGAGGTGACGGCCCCCAACACGGTGATGCGCGGCGCGAAACTCAACGGCGTCGAGGGCATCGTGGCCCAGTGCGGCGGGTCGGCCCAGTGCGGCACCTGCCACGTCTACGTCGACGAGGGCAACACGCTGCCGCTGCCCGAGATGCACGAGGCCGAGGACGACGTGCTGTACGGGACGGCGTCCGAGCGCCGGCCCACCAGCCGGCTCAGCTGCCAGCTGCCCGTCTCGGAGGCCATCGACGGGCTGGTCGTGCACCTCCCGCCGACCCAGACATGA
- a CDS encoding alpha/beta fold hydrolase, translated as MATNWPGTGTARVPREFPTPRPRWSAQPFDDRPAVPGTEYTTLDVPRDHTDPAGDRVTLAVSRLRAADPARRRGVLLAVNGGPGGDGGLGTSLPARFARTALHQVYDLIGFDPRGTGASTPLYAEVHTPTAPFDSRPPDAVFPQLAEDMRQRELACERGGGALRRHISTRNTARDMDLIRRALGESRITFVGYAYGAYVGAVYGSMFPAHLDRSVLDSCVGPRWSWREQFLWQGDAVHRNVNQWARWTGQRHTVFGLGRGRGQVLTAVERAAALLEDQPGGVRLRTLLDGAVGTRSADRARWAELARVVGALLAVAAPGGAGPRACEELLAEQSTWRPADSEGTRRIGVLEAVTLEHEWPADLEVYYTDMRDFRKRFPYGYGVLRAQPWVGAFRTFEPAEPPTVLRRDGYPRGLVVQADGDPMDHYAGGVAMAELLGHRLLTVTDSGEHEIYVLGANPRVDEVVHRYLVDGVLPAEDTTCRGAAARPDIPADAL; from the coding sequence GTGGCAACCAACTGGCCCGGCACCGGTACGGCGCGGGTTCCCCGTGAGTTCCCCACCCCGCGCCCGCGCTGGTCGGCTCAGCCGTTCGACGACCGCCCGGCCGTCCCCGGCACCGAGTACACGACCCTCGACGTGCCGCGCGACCACACGGACCCGGCGGGCGACCGCGTCACGCTCGCCGTCAGCAGGCTGCGCGCCGCCGACCCCGCGCGCCGCCGGGGCGTCCTGCTCGCCGTCAACGGCGGGCCGGGCGGCGACGGCGGCCTCGGCACGTCCCTGCCGGCGCGGTTCGCGCGGACCGCGCTCCACCAGGTCTACGACCTGATCGGCTTCGACCCGCGCGGCACCGGCGCCTCGACACCGCTGTACGCCGAGGTCCACACCCCCACCGCGCCGTTCGACTCCCGGCCGCCCGACGCGGTGTTCCCGCAGCTCGCGGAGGACATGCGGCAGCGGGAACTGGCCTGCGAGCGGGGCGGGGGAGCGCTGCGCCGGCACATCAGCACCCGCAACACCGCCCGGGACATGGACCTGATCCGCCGGGCCCTCGGCGAGAGCCGGATCACCTTCGTCGGCTACGCCTACGGCGCCTACGTCGGAGCCGTCTACGGCAGCATGTTCCCGGCCCACCTGGACCGCAGCGTGCTCGACTCCTGCGTCGGACCCCGGTGGAGCTGGCGCGAGCAGTTCCTGTGGCAGGGCGACGCCGTCCACCGCAACGTCAATCAGTGGGCCCGCTGGACCGGGCAGCGGCACACCGTCTTCGGCCTCGGCCGCGGCCGGGGCCAGGTCCTCACGGCCGTCGAGCGGGCCGCCGCCCTGCTGGAGGACCAGCCGGGCGGCGTCCGGCTGCGCACCCTCCTCGACGGCGCGGTCGGCACCCGCTCGGCCGACCGCGCCCGCTGGGCCGAACTCGCCCGGGTCGTCGGCGCGTTGCTGGCCGTCGCGGCGCCCGGCGGCGCGGGACCGCGGGCCTGCGAGGAACTGCTCGCCGAGCAGAGCACCTGGCGGCCCGCGGACAGCGAGGGCACCCGCCGCATCGGCGTCCTCGAGGCGGTGACCCTGGAGCACGAGTGGCCCGCCGACCTGGAGGTCTACTACACCGACATGCGGGACTTCCGCAAGCGGTTCCCCTACGGCTACGGGGTGCTGCGGGCGCAGCCGTGGGTCGGGGCGTTCCGCACCTTCGAGCCGGCCGAGCCGCCGACCGTGCTGCGCCGCGACGGCTATCCGCGGGGCCTGGTCGTGCAGGCCGACGGCGACCCGATGGACCACTACGCGGGCGGCGTCGCCATGGCGGAGCTGCTGGGCCACCGGCTGCTGACCGTCACGGACTCGGGGGAGCACGAGATCTACGTGCTCGGCGCCAACCCGCGCGTCGACGAGGTCGTGCACCGGTACCTGGTGGACGGGGTGCTGCCCGCCGAGGACACCACCTGCCGGGGTGCGGCGGCCCGCCCCGACATTCCCGCCGACGCCCTCTGA
- a CDS encoding cytochrome P450: MTTSTETEAGPAPDDKTFPYQRKCPFSAPPEYAAMTERDVSQVELRGSGLRIWAVTGYETIRQLLTDPRVSASRKHANFPFYFVAPPEYRTETSFIGYDGDAHVRTRRKAALTFTHRQVQRLRPRVEEIVDTHLDAMLALTPPVDMHRVFSLAVPMTVICELLGIPQDRHDFFIKHGTALLGGHSSTEERQAAILEVNAYISDLILAKRREPGEDLLSRAMADYEASGEEYTDRDLFNMVRLLMNGGHETTASQISLGTACLLEHPDQLELLRSDPTLVKPAVEELIRFATIGDTAVPRVALADIEVGGTLIRKGDGILCLGLAANRDPEVFPDPDRLDITRGSRKHLGFGHGVHHCIGADLARLELEIVWSKLFQRIPTLRLAKPFASIPRKEGAVIYSLWELPVTW, encoded by the coding sequence GTGACGACTTCGACCGAGACCGAGGCCGGCCCCGCGCCGGACGACAAGACCTTCCCCTACCAGCGCAAGTGCCCCTTCAGCGCGCCACCCGAGTACGCCGCGATGACCGAACGGGACGTCTCCCAGGTCGAGCTGCGCGGCTCGGGGCTGCGGATCTGGGCGGTCACCGGATACGAGACGATCAGGCAGCTCCTCACCGACCCGCGGGTGAGCGCCTCCCGCAAGCACGCGAACTTCCCGTTCTACTTCGTCGCCCCGCCCGAGTACCGCACCGAGACGTCCTTCATCGGCTACGACGGCGACGCGCACGTCCGCACCCGCCGCAAGGCCGCGCTCACCTTCACCCACCGCCAGGTGCAGCGGCTGCGGCCGCGCGTCGAGGAGATCGTCGACACCCACCTCGACGCCATGCTGGCGCTGACACCGCCGGTGGACATGCACCGGGTCTTCTCGCTCGCCGTCCCGATGACCGTGATCTGTGAACTCCTCGGCATCCCGCAGGACCGGCACGACTTCTTCATCAAGCACGGCACGGCCCTGCTCGGCGGGCACAGCAGCACCGAGGAACGGCAGGCGGCGATCCTGGAGGTCAACGCGTACATCAGCGACCTGATCCTGGCCAAGCGCCGGGAGCCGGGTGAGGACCTGCTCAGCCGGGCCATGGCGGACTACGAGGCGTCGGGCGAGGAGTACACGGACCGGGACCTGTTCAACATGGTCAGGCTGCTGATGAACGGCGGGCACGAGACCACCGCGAGCCAGATCTCGCTGGGCACCGCCTGCCTCCTGGAACACCCCGACCAGCTGGAGCTGCTGCGCTCCGATCCCACGCTGGTGAAGCCCGCCGTCGAGGAACTCATCAGGTTCGCCACCATCGGCGACACCGCCGTGCCCCGGGTGGCCCTCGCCGACATCGAGGTCGGCGGCACCCTGATCCGGAAGGGCGACGGCATCCTCTGCCTGGGGCTCGCCGCCAACCGGGACCCCGAGGTCTTCCCCGACCCCGACCGGCTCGACATCACCCGGGGCAGCCGCAAGCACCTCGGCTTCGGCCACGGGGTGCACCACTGCATCGGCGCCGACCTGGCCCGTCTGGAGCTGGAGATCGTGTGGAGCAAGCTGTTCCAGCGCATCCCGACGCTGCGGCTCGCCAAGCCCTTCGCCAGCATCCCGCGCAAGGAGGGCGCGGTCATCTACAGCCTGTGGGAGCTGCCGGTCACCTGGTGA
- a CDS encoding epoxide hydrolase family protein translates to MNSPLTPYRVRVPEERLDDLRRRLARTRWPDAETVDDWSQGMPLAYAKDLAGYWARHYDWRATEARLNAVEQFRTDVDGVAVHFLHARSPHPGALPLLVSHGWPGSVVEFLDIIGPLTDPPDPADAFHVICPSLPGHGFSGKPSGDGWPVERIAAAWATLPARLGYRRYGAHGVDWGSFVTAALAETDPEGLAGIHLTMPFARPPEEQVALDGRDLAGLAAMKRFQQQEGGYSVLQSTRPQTLGYALTDSPAGQLAWMAEKYWAWSDHDGDLDKAIPRDRLLDAVSVGWFRATAASSARIYWESQNRLALAPVRVPTAVSNFPKDGRMPRPWIAARFTDLRRWTDHPAGGHFPALEQGDALVEELRAFFRTLR, encoded by the coding sequence ATGAACTCGCCCCTCACCCCGTACCGGGTGCGCGTCCCCGAGGAACGCCTCGACGATCTGCGGCGGCGCCTCGCCCGCACCCGCTGGCCCGACGCCGAGACGGTCGACGACTGGTCGCAGGGGATGCCCCTCGCCTACGCGAAGGACCTCGCCGGGTACTGGGCGCGGCACTACGACTGGCGGGCGACCGAGGCCCGGCTGAACGCCGTCGAACAGTTCCGCACCGACGTCGACGGGGTGGCCGTCCACTTCCTGCACGCCCGCTCACCGCACCCGGGCGCCCTGCCGCTGCTGGTCAGCCACGGCTGGCCCGGCTCGGTCGTGGAGTTCCTCGACATCATCGGGCCGCTCACCGACCCGCCCGACCCGGCGGACGCCTTCCACGTCATCTGCCCGTCGCTGCCCGGACACGGCTTCAGCGGCAAACCGTCGGGCGACGGCTGGCCGGTGGAGCGGATCGCGGCCGCCTGGGCGACCCTGCCGGCCCGGCTCGGCTACCGGCGCTACGGCGCGCACGGCGTCGACTGGGGGTCGTTCGTCACCGCCGCCCTGGCCGAGACGGACCCCGAGGGACTGGCCGGCATCCATCTGACGATGCCGTTCGCGCGACCGCCCGAGGAGCAGGTCGCGCTGGACGGACGCGACCTGGCGGGGCTGGCCGCGATGAAGCGGTTCCAGCAGCAGGAGGGCGGCTACTCGGTGCTCCAGAGCACCCGCCCGCAGACCCTCGGGTACGCCCTGACCGACTCGCCCGCCGGGCAGTTGGCGTGGATGGCCGAGAAGTACTGGGCGTGGAGCGACCACGACGGCGACCTGGACAAGGCCATCCCCCGCGACCGGCTCCTCGACGCCGTCTCGGTGGGCTGGTTCCGCGCGACGGCGGCGTCCTCCGCCCGCATCTACTGGGAGAGCCAGAACCGGCTGGCCCTCGCCCCGGTCCGGGTACCGACCGCGGTCTCCAACTTCCCGAAGGACGGCCGGATGCCGCGCCCGTGGATCGCGGCCAGGTTCACCGATCTGCGCCGCTGGACGGACCACCCGGCCGGCGGCCACTTCCCGGCCCTCGAACAGGGCGACGCGCTCGTCGAGGAGCTGCGCGCCTTCTTCCGCACCCTGCGTTGA
- a CDS encoding NAD-dependent epimerase/dehydratase family protein yields MSGPTASGAVAVLGGTGCVGRHVCAAFAARGRRVVAVARRPSPAVGAHRFVPLDAAGCTPGELAAVLAAEGVGTVVNATLGWGRTEAEMGRTNVGLVERLLDALRGLDDPPRLVQLGTIHEYGPVPHGTPLDERVPPRPQTLYARAKLTASRSVLAAVGAEGLDAVVLRVTNTIGPYPAPDSLFGSLAARLRDDTEGAGVEVALADARRDYVDVRDASWAVVLAAESTAGDPLLNIGSGAARHLSELVDALVRAGGLTPDAIRRRQGDAAGRSAGADWIQVDHTRARRLLGWRPRHDVDTSMRDLWSTVRATAPAPSSGGDGRRG; encoded by the coding sequence ATGAGCGGGCCGACGGCGTCGGGTGCCGTGGCGGTCCTCGGCGGCACCGGCTGCGTGGGCCGCCACGTCTGCGCCGCGTTCGCGGCCCGGGGGCGCCGGGTGGTGGCGGTCGCCAGGCGGCCCTCGCCCGCGGTGGGCGCCCACCGGTTCGTGCCGCTGGACGCCGCCGGGTGCACGCCGGGTGAACTCGCCGCCGTGCTGGCCGCCGAGGGGGTCGGCACGGTCGTCAACGCGACCCTCGGCTGGGGCCGCACCGAGGCCGAGATGGGCCGCACCAACGTGGGGCTCGTGGAGCGGCTGCTCGACGCGCTGCGCGGCCTCGACGACCCGCCGCGCCTGGTGCAGCTGGGCACCATCCACGAGTACGGTCCCGTGCCGCACGGCACGCCGCTCGACGAGCGGGTGCCGCCCCGGCCGCAGACCCTGTACGCGCGGGCCAAACTCACCGCCTCGCGCTCGGTGCTGGCCGCGGTCGGCGCCGAGGGCCTGGACGCCGTGGTGCTGCGGGTGACGAACACGATCGGCCCGTACCCGGCCCCCGACAGCCTCTTCGGCTCGCTCGCCGCCCGGCTGCGCGACGACACGGAGGGCGCCGGGGTCGAAGTGGCGCTGGCCGACGCGCGACGGGACTACGTCGACGTCAGGGACGCCTCGTGGGCCGTCGTCCTGGCGGCGGAGAGCACGGCGGGCGACCCGCTGCTGAACATCGGCTCGGGCGCGGCGCGCCATCTGAGCGAGCTGGTCGACGCCCTGGTCAGAGCGGGAGGGCTGACGCCGGACGCGATCAGACGACGCCAGGGCGACGCGGCGGGACGCAGCGCGGGCGCCGACTGGATCCAGGTCGACCACACCCGCGCCCGCCGGCTGCTCGGCTGGCGTCCACGCCACGACGTCGACACGTCCATGCGCGACCTGTGGTCCACGGTCCGCGCGACGGCCCCGGCCCCGTCTTCCGGAGGGGACGGACGGCGGGGGTGA
- a CDS encoding dTDP-4-dehydrorhamnose 3,5-epimerase family protein gives MRTRALAVTGAFSFTPEVYSDERGTFVSPLQHTAFVAAVGHDLTVAQTNHSRSARGVLRGIHFTTTPPGQTKYVHCARGRAMDVVVDIRVGSPTFGRWDVVELDARSFRATYLPVGVGHAFLALEDDTVMSYLVSTEYRAERELAVDPFDPALGVAWPKDTEFVLSGRDRAAPSLARAEAAGVLPRYEECLALDAGEAAVGAARADRADRPA, from the coding sequence ATGCGGACCCGCGCGCTCGCCGTGACGGGCGCCTTCTCGTTCACGCCCGAGGTGTACAGCGACGAGCGCGGCACCTTCGTCTCGCCGCTCCAGCACACCGCGTTCGTGGCCGCCGTCGGCCACGACCTCACCGTGGCGCAGACCAACCACAGCAGGTCGGCGCGCGGGGTGCTGCGCGGTATCCACTTCACGACGACCCCGCCGGGGCAGACCAAGTACGTGCACTGCGCGCGGGGGCGGGCGATGGACGTCGTGGTGGACATCCGGGTGGGCTCCCCGACCTTCGGCCGGTGGGACGTCGTCGAGCTGGACGCCCGCTCCTTCCGGGCCACCTACCTCCCGGTGGGCGTCGGGCACGCCTTCCTCGCCCTGGAGGACGACACCGTGATGTCCTACCTGGTCAGCACGGAGTACCGGGCCGAACGCGAGCTGGCCGTCGACCCGTTCGACCCGGCGCTCGGCGTGGCCTGGCCCAAGGACACGGAGTTCGTCCTCTCCGGGCGGGACCGGGCCGCCCCCTCGCTGGCGCGGGCCGAGGCCGCGGGCGTGCTGCCCCGGTACGAGGAGTGCCTGGCCCTCGACGCGGGCGAGGCCGCCGTCGGCGCGGCGCGGGCCGACCGCGCCGACCGGCCGGCATGA
- a CDS encoding class I SAM-dependent methyltransferase has product MVIDRCRVCGNRTLLPVLDLGPQALTGVFPRSREETVPVVPLELVQCAPDGCGLVQLRHVADFGLMYGEGYGYRSGIRPFMIRHLAGKVDAVMRLVAPGPGDLVVDIGSNDSTLLRQYPAEGPDLVGVDPVGGKFRHLYPPRAELVTSFFSKDAFTERFGARRAKAVTSIAMFYDLPRPLEFMRDVRDILDDDGVWVTEQSYLPSMLEATAYDVVCHEHLAYYSLRQIEWMAGQVGLTVIRAELTDVYGGSLDVTLARTPTRHRVDEAGLAAIRAREAALGLDGPAPFLRFAERAARSRDTLREFLDDSRKAGRLTVGYGASTKGNVILQYCGLSRDDLVCVGEPSEEKAGCLTPGTGIPIVSEAEAKALGPDQLLVLPWIYRDGFIEREREFLAGGGKLVFPLPALDVVDGR; this is encoded by the coding sequence GTGGTCATCGATCGCTGCCGCGTCTGCGGCAACCGCACGCTGCTGCCCGTGCTGGACCTCGGTCCACAGGCCCTGACGGGTGTCTTTCCCCGGTCACGCGAGGAGACCGTCCCCGTCGTGCCGCTCGAACTCGTGCAGTGCGCGCCGGACGGCTGCGGCCTCGTGCAGCTGCGGCACGTCGCCGACTTCGGCCTGATGTACGGCGAGGGCTACGGCTACCGCTCGGGCATCCGCCCCTTCATGATCCGCCACCTGGCGGGCAAGGTGGACGCCGTCATGAGGCTGGTCGCGCCCGGCCCGGGTGACCTGGTGGTGGACATCGGCAGCAACGACTCCACCCTGCTGCGGCAGTACCCGGCCGAAGGGCCAGATCTTGTGGGGGTGGACCCGGTCGGCGGGAAGTTCCGCCATCTGTACCCGCCGCGGGCGGAGTTGGTGACGTCGTTCTTCTCCAAGGACGCGTTCACCGAGCGGTTCGGCGCGCGCCGGGCCAAGGCCGTCACCTCGATCGCGATGTTCTACGACCTGCCGCGGCCCCTGGAGTTCATGCGGGACGTGCGCGACATCCTGGACGACGACGGGGTGTGGGTGACCGAGCAGAGCTATCTGCCGTCGATGCTGGAGGCCACCGCCTACGACGTGGTCTGCCACGAGCACCTGGCGTACTACAGCCTGCGGCAGATCGAGTGGATGGCAGGACAGGTCGGGCTGACCGTCATCAGGGCGGAGCTGACCGACGTGTACGGCGGCAGCCTGGACGTCACGCTCGCCAGGACCCCCACCAGGCACCGGGTGGACGAGGCGGGCCTGGCCGCGATCCGGGCCAGGGAGGCGGCGCTCGGGCTCGACGGTCCCGCTCCGTTCCTGCGGTTCGCGGAGCGCGCCGCGCGGTCCCGGGACACGCTGCGGGAGTTCCTCGACGACTCCCGCAAGGCGGGCCGGCTGACCGTCGGCTACGGCGCGTCGACCAAGGGCAACGTGATCCTCCAGTACTGCGGGCTGAGCCGGGACGACCTGGTGTGCGTCGGCGAGCCCAGCGAGGAGAAGGCCGGCTGCCTCACCCCGGGCACCGGGATACCGATCGTCTCCGAGGCGGAGGCCAAGGCGCTCGGGCCCGACCAGTTGCTGGTCCTGCCGTGGATCTACCGCGACGGATTCATCGAGCGGGAGCGGGAGTTCCTGGCCGGCGGGGGGAAGCTGGTCTTCCCGCTGCCCGCCCTCGACGTCGTCGACGGGCGGTGA